The Synechocystis sp. PCC 7509 genome includes a window with the following:
- a CDS encoding ABC transporter ATP-binding protein, whose translation MTSLNAKKKSTTNRPLQRLLSYSSNYRRLLWLATTCSILNKLFDLAPPALIGIAVDVVVKQQDSIIARYGVRDVYGQFVVLSILTVIVWVLESVFEYAFARLWRNLAQNIQHDLRLDAYKHLQELELAYFEERSTGGLMSILSDDINQLERFLDVGANDLIQVTTTVLIIGGAFFILAPGVAWMAMLPMPFILWGAIAFQRRLAPRYAAVRETVGLLNGRLTNNLTGITTIKSFTTEDYEIARLRNDSEAYRQSNRHAIALSAAFVPLIRMIILAGFTALLLYGGLAAVRGDISVGTYSTLVFLIQRLLWPLTRLGETFDQYQRAMASTTRVMNLLDTPIAIHTGNISLPSVKGELEFENVNFAYNGRNPVIENLSLHIPAGKTIAIVGSTGSGKSTLVKLLLRLYEVQSGTISLDGVDIRELDFKNLRSHIGLVSQDVFLFHGTVGENISYGTISPTEKEIIAAAKIAEAHEFVKELPQGYETIVGERGQKLSGGQRQRIAIARAVLKNPPILILDEATSAVDNETEAAIQRSLDKITVNRTTIAIAHRLSTVRNADCIYVMEQGKLVEQGTHEQLLVQQRIYASLWRVQSGLKIEN comes from the coding sequence ATAACCAGTCTCAACGCCAAAAAAAAATCAACCACCAACCGACCGCTTCAGCGTTTATTATCCTACAGTAGCAATTATCGGCGGCTTCTTTGGCTGGCAACCACTTGCTCAATTTTAAATAAGCTATTCGATCTCGCGCCACCAGCTTTAATCGGTATTGCGGTAGATGTAGTTGTCAAGCAACAAGATTCAATTATTGCTCGTTATGGTGTGCGAGATGTCTACGGACAATTTGTTGTGCTTTCGATCTTGACGGTAATTGTTTGGGTACTAGAATCAGTGTTTGAGTATGCTTTTGCTCGGTTGTGGCGCAATTTGGCGCAAAATATTCAGCATGACTTACGGCTAGATGCCTACAAGCATTTGCAAGAATTGGAACTTGCCTATTTTGAAGAACGCAGTACCGGCGGTTTGATGTCCATTTTGAGCGATGACATTAACCAACTAGAGCGGTTTTTGGATGTAGGCGCAAATGATTTAATTCAAGTCACTACTACCGTATTAATTATTGGCGGGGCATTCTTTATTTTGGCTCCTGGAGTGGCTTGGATGGCAATGCTACCCATGCCATTTATTTTGTGGGGAGCGATCGCCTTTCAGCGTCGTCTAGCCCCTCGTTACGCTGCTGTCAGGGAAACAGTGGGTTTGCTTAACGGGCGATTAACTAATAATCTTACGGGTATCACCACGATTAAAAGCTTTACTACCGAAGACTACGAAATTGCCAGATTAAGGAATGATAGTGAAGCTTACCGTCAAAGTAACCGTCATGCGATCGCACTTTCGGCGGCTTTTGTCCCCTTAATTCGCATGATTATTTTGGCAGGTTTTACAGCGTTGCTGTTGTACGGTGGTTTAGCGGCGGTAAGGGGCGATATTTCGGTTGGTACTTATAGCACGCTCGTATTTTTAATTCAGCGCTTGTTGTGGCCTTTAACTAGATTAGGCGAGACTTTCGATCAGTATCAAAGAGCGATGGCTTCAACAACTAGAGTAATGAATTTACTCGATACGCCGATTGCCATTCATACAGGTAATATTTCCTTACCCTCGGTAAAAGGTGAGTTGGAATTTGAAAACGTAAATTTTGCTTACAATGGGCGCAACCCAGTAATTGAGAACTTATCACTGCATATTCCGGCAGGAAAAACTATTGCAATTGTCGGTTCTACAGGTTCGGGTAAAAGCACGTTAGTTAAGCTATTACTGCGACTTTATGAGGTGCAATCGGGAACTATTAGCTTGGATGGGGTGGATATTCGGGAGTTAGATTTTAAAAACTTGCGATCGCATATTGGTTTAGTCAGTCAAGATGTATTTTTATTTCACGGTACAGTAGGCGAAAATATTAGTTACGGGACGATCTCTCCTACGGAAAAAGAGATAATCGCCGCCGCCAAAATTGCTGAAGCGCACGAATTTGTTAAAGAACTTCCCCAAGGTTATGAAACTATTGTGGGGGAAAGAGGACAAAAGCTATCGGGGGGACAAAGACAAAGAATTGCGATCGCGCGTGCGGTTTTAAAAAATCCCCCGATACTAATATTAGATGAAGCAACTTCTGCGGTAGATAATGAGACAGAAGCGGCGATTCAAAGGTCTTTAGACAAAATTACCGTCAATAGAACCACAATTGCGATCGCTCATCGTCTTTCTACGGTACGTAATGCCGATTGCATTTATGTAATGGAACAGGGAAAACTTGTAGAACAAGGGACTCACGAACAGTTATTAGTACAGCAAAGAATTTATGCTAGTTTGTGGCGCGTCCAATCGGGCTTAAAAATTGAAAATTAG
- a CDS encoding serine/threonine-protein kinase, with amino-acid sequence MMTTLNGRYQVIQVLGHGGFGETFLAEDTYLPSRRRCVIKQLKVMSNPQINPAGQQKFQQERFGREAATLEKLGEGSDQIPKLFAYFAENDQFYLIQEWIQGPTLTDVVTAQETISEPDAKNILVSLLSVLDYVHSGGIIHRDIKPDNIILRNLNNQPVLIDFGAVKETVATVINAQGKSDRSIVVGTPGFMAPEQAAGRPIYASDLYSLGLTAIYMLTGKHPQQLELDSETGEILWHKYGPNVSLELTKVLDRAINYHPRDRYTTAQKMLEAIQAISLPPRQSTLATVAVAPAMSQFPTVLSPAKNVVEIATQGDGKRNLIIGGLLATGLVGIAAMFGFGQSQLPKSSDSTTPIAPVPNSSVAEKRSPAASSQKVLPSSPPSPTPIFSSSPTPEVSTPRSSPTPIFSSSPTPKVPTPLSSPTPTPISSSSPTPANNKVIGFPPGTSQSTVRAALGNPKTNTRGIWGNTRAVIYELEPERITLGYLYDRNSGKIRQTEVAFAQSVESDVMQATLQGMLGDRFSDVINRGLEQVRQRQTNRYSFNTGNLKGTIERNERDRIYIGVWEADLH; translated from the coding sequence ATGATGACAACGCTAAACGGGCGGTATCAAGTTATTCAGGTTTTAGGACATGGCGGGTTTGGCGAAACCTTCCTAGCAGAAGATACTTATTTGCCTTCTCGCCGTCGCTGTGTAATCAAGCAGTTGAAGGTGATGAGCAACCCGCAAATCAACCCCGCAGGACAACAGAAGTTTCAGCAAGAGCGCTTTGGGCGGGAAGCTGCAACTTTAGAAAAGCTAGGGGAAGGTAGCGACCAAATTCCTAAGCTTTTTGCCTACTTTGCCGAAAACGATCAGTTTTACTTAATCCAAGAATGGATTCAAGGGCCTACCTTAACCGATGTTGTCACCGCCCAAGAAACCATTAGCGAACCTGACGCTAAAAATATTTTGGTAAGTTTATTATCTGTCTTGGACTACGTTCATAGCGGCGGCATTATTCACCGCGATATCAAACCAGATAATATTATTTTACGCAACTTAAATAACCAGCCTGTTTTGATTGATTTTGGAGCAGTCAAAGAAACAGTTGCCACGGTAATTAATGCTCAAGGGAAAAGCGATCGCTCAATTGTCGTTGGTACACCGGGTTTTATGGCTCCAGAACAAGCCGCCGGAAGACCGATTTATGCCAGCGATCTTTACAGTTTGGGCTTGACAGCAATTTATATGCTTACAGGCAAGCATCCCCAACAGTTAGAATTAGACTCGGAAACTGGCGAGATTTTGTGGCACAAATACGGCCCAAATGTGAGTCTAGAACTAACTAAGGTACTCGATCGCGCAATTAACTACCATCCGCGCGATCGCTACACTACCGCCCAAAAAATGCTAGAAGCAATTCAAGCAATTAGCTTACCACCTAGACAATCAACCTTAGCAACTGTGGCTGTAGCTCCTGCTATGAGTCAGTTTCCTACGGTACTTTCCCCCGCTAAAAATGTGGTAGAAATTGCAACTCAAGGAGATGGAAAAAGAAATTTAATTATCGGTGGTTTATTAGCAACGGGGTTAGTTGGGATTGCCGCTATGTTTGGTTTTGGACAAAGTCAACTACCCAAGTCTTCTGATTCAACAACCCCAATAGCACCAGTACCTAATTCTAGTGTCGCCGAAAAGCGATCGCCTGCGGCTAGTTCCCAAAAAGTTTTACCTAGTTCTCCGCCATCTCCAACCCCGATTTTTTCTTCCTCACCAACCCCAGAAGTTTCAACTCCTCGTTCCTCCCCAACCCCGATTTTTTCTTCCTCACCAACCCCAAAAGTCCCAACTCCTCTTTCCTCTCCAACTCCAACCCCAATTTCTTCTTCCTCACCAACCCCAGCTAATAACAAAGTAATTGGTTTCCCGCCAGGGACTTCGCAAAGCACAGTAAGGGCGGCTCTAGGAAATCCCAAAACTAATACAAGAGGAATTTGGGGTAATACTCGCGCCGTCATCTATGAGTTAGAGCCGGAGCGCATTACCTTGGGCTATTTGTATGATCGCAATTCTGGAAAAATTCGGCAAACAGAGGTAGCTTTTGCCCAATCAGTAGAATCTGACGTAATGCAAGCAACCTTACAAGGAATGCTAGGAGATCGTTTTTCTGATGTTATTAATAGAGGTTTAGAGCAAGTACGCCAGCGCCAAACTAATCGCTATTCCTTTAATACAGGCAATTTAAAAGGCACAATCGAGAGAAACGAACGCGATCGTATTTATATTGGTGTTTGGGAAGCGGATTTACATTGA
- a CDS encoding Uma2 family endonuclease: protein MAIALDRAASKTMTLEEFFSYDDGTDAMYELEDGNLIIMTAESEINRRIAMFLLVCFVQQGISAYRLSMKTEIVTTGSRVRVPDLIVFSEELAAAMVGAKRSTVMPEMPAPLLVVEVVSPNQSSRDYRYKRSEYGARGIAEYWIVDAIAQKVTVLEWVEGFYEEKIFVQESKIASAIFPNLELTATQILQE, encoded by the coding sequence ATGGCGATCGCCTTAGATAGAGCGGCATCTAAGACTATGACTCTTGAAGAGTTTTTTAGTTATGACGATGGTACGGATGCGATGTATGAGTTGGAAGATGGAAATTTGATAATTATGACGGCGGAAAGTGAAATTAATCGACGAATTGCTATGTTTCTCCTTGTCTGCTTTGTGCAACAAGGTATTTCCGCTTATCGGCTATCGATGAAAACAGAAATTGTGACGACAGGTTCGCGGGTGCGCGTTCCCGATTTAATAGTATTTTCCGAGGAGTTGGCAGCAGCGATGGTGGGAGCAAAAAGATCGACTGTAATGCCAGAAATGCCAGCGCCGCTATTAGTAGTTGAAGTGGTCAGCCCAAATCAAAGCAGTCGCGATTACCGCTACAAGCGCTCGGAGTATGGAGCGCGAGGAATTGCCGAGTATTGGATTGTCGATGCGATCGCGCAAAAGGTGACGGTGTTGGAATGGGTAGAAGGATTTTACGAAGAAAAGATATTTGTCCAAGAGAGCAAGATTGCTTCGGCTATATTTCCCAATTTAGAACTAACTGCAACTCAAATACTACAAGAATAA
- the rplL gene encoding 50S ribosomal protein L7/L12 — MSATTDQILEQLKTLTLLEASELVKQIEEAFGVSAAAPAGGMMMMAGPGAAAAPEAVEEQTEFDAILEEVPADKKISVLKVVRSLTGLGLKEAKDLVESTPKPVKEAVTKDVAEDAKKQLEEAGAKVSIK; from the coding sequence ATGTCTGCTACCACCGATCAAATTCTCGAACAACTAAAAACTCTTACTTTGCTAGAAGCTTCTGAGCTAGTTAAGCAAATTGAAGAAGCCTTTGGCGTAAGTGCTGCTGCTCCTGCGGGCGGTATGATGATGATGGCAGGCCCCGGCGCTGCGGCTGCTCCCGAAGCTGTAGAGGAGCAAACGGAGTTTGATGCAATTTTGGAAGAAGTACCTGCTGATAAGAAGATTTCGGTACTAAAAGTAGTTCGCTCTTTGACAGGTTTGGGCTTGAAAGAAGCTAAAGATTTAGTAGAATCCACACCAAAGCCAGTTAAAGAAGCTGTAACTAAAGACGTAGCTGAAGATGCCAAGAAGCAGCTTGAAGAAGCTGGTGCGAAAGTAAGTATTAAGTAG
- the rplJ gene encoding 50S ribosomal protein L10: MGRTLKDKQAMVAEIKETLSQAQLILAIDYQGLTVAEITDLRRRLRPSGTVCKISKNTLMGIAIDGQANWQPMNELLKGPSAFLLVKEDISGAIKAYQEFQKVSKKTELRGGVMEGRLLKEADVKALGDLPSKEQLIAQIAGAINGVATALAVSINEVPASLGRALKAVADKEDGSAETDVAA; encoded by the coding sequence ATGGGTAGAACGCTAAAAGATAAACAAGCAATGGTTGCGGAAATCAAAGAAACTTTGAGCCAAGCGCAACTAATTCTTGCCATCGACTATCAAGGGCTAACCGTAGCTGAAATTACGGACTTGCGGCGGCGCTTGCGTCCATCAGGGACAGTGTGCAAGATATCTAAAAATACCTTGATGGGCATTGCTATTGACGGTCAGGCTAACTGGCAGCCAATGAACGAATTGCTCAAAGGGCCATCAGCTTTTTTGCTAGTAAAAGAAGATATTTCTGGAGCAATTAAAGCTTACCAGGAATTTCAAAAAGTCAGCAAAAAAACCGAACTGCGCGGCGGTGTCATGGAAGGGCGTTTGCTGAAAGAAGCAGACGTAAAAGCCCTCGGTGATTTGCCATCGAAAGAACAGCTTATTGCTCAAATTGCTGGTGCTATTAATGGTGTAGCTACAGCGTTGGCAGTCAGCATTAATGAAGTCCCAGCTTCTTTAGGTCGCGCTCTCAAGGCTGTGGCAGATAAAGAAGATGGCAGCGCCGAAACCGACGTTGCAGCTTAA
- the rplA gene encoding 50S ribosomal protein L1 has protein sequence MTKKMSRRLVELNKKVEPKAYEPMEALQLLKETATAKFSEAAEAHIRLGIDPKYTDQQLRTTVALPKGTGQTIRVAVITRGEKVAEAKAAGADLVGSEELIDEIQKGMMDFDLLIATPDVMPQVAKLGRVLGPRGLMPSPKGGTVTNDIAGAISEFKAGKLEFRADRTGIVHVMFGKAAFAPEDLLVNLKALQETIERNRPSGAKGRYWRTMYVSSTMGPSIQVDINALRDMKTDGV, from the coding sequence ATGACCAAAAAAATGTCCCGCCGACTGGTAGAACTGAACAAAAAAGTAGAACCAAAAGCTTACGAGCCAATGGAAGCTTTACAGTTATTGAAAGAGACAGCAACAGCTAAGTTTTCTGAAGCTGCTGAAGCTCATATCCGGCTAGGAATTGACCCCAAGTATACCGACCAACAACTGCGAACTACTGTAGCATTGCCCAAAGGCACGGGACAAACTATTAGAGTAGCCGTGATTACTAGAGGTGAAAAAGTAGCCGAGGCAAAAGCCGCCGGAGCAGATTTAGTAGGTTCAGAGGAATTAATCGATGAAATCCAAAAAGGGATGATGGATTTTGACCTATTAATCGCTACTCCTGACGTGATGCCTCAAGTCGCCAAACTAGGACGGGTGCTAGGCCCGCGTGGTTTGATGCCCTCGCCAAAAGGTGGTACAGTAACAAATGACATCGCAGGGGCGATTTCTGAATTTAAAGCTGGGAAACTAGAATTTCGTGCCGACCGTACAGGCATAGTTCATGTTATGTTTGGCAAGGCAGCTTTTGCACCAGAAGATTTGCTTGTAAACTTGAAAGCATTGCAAGAAACCATCGAACGCAACCGTCCATCGGGAGCCAAGGGGCGCTACTGGCGGACAATGTATGTATCATCAACAATGGGACCATCAATTCAAGTTGATATCAATGCCCTGCGTGACATGAAAACCGACGGAGTTTAA
- the rplK gene encoding 50S ribosomal protein L11: protein MAKKIVAIIKLALNAGKANPAPPVGPALGQHGVNIMMFCKEYNAKTADQAGTVIPVEISVFEDRSFTFILKTPPASVLIRKAAGIEKGSNEPNKKRVGSITKAQLQEIAQTKLPDLNANDIDAAMKIVAGTAKNMGVAIAET from the coding sequence ATGGCGAAAAAAATAGTAGCAATAATCAAACTGGCGTTAAACGCTGGGAAAGCCAACCCCGCACCACCAGTAGGGCCAGCTTTAGGTCAACACGGCGTAAATATCATGATGTTCTGCAAAGAATATAATGCCAAAACCGCCGACCAAGCCGGGACAGTAATACCTGTAGAAATATCGGTATTTGAAGACCGGAGTTTTACCTTTATTCTCAAAACTCCCCCAGCTTCAGTGTTGATTCGCAAAGCAGCAGGCATCGAAAAAGGTTCAAACGAACCAAATAAAAAGCGCGTTGGCTCGATTACAAAGGCGCAATTACAAGAAATTGCCCAAACAAAATTACCTGACCTCAATGCCAATGACATTGATGCGGCGATGAAAATTGTCGCCGGAACAGCGAAAAACATGGGAGTTGCGATCGCTGAAACTTAG
- the nusG gene encoding transcription termination/antitermination protein NusG, whose translation MNYATDESNDQRQEQRDDENTISTSSSARWYAVQVASGCEKKVKADLEQRAQTLDVADKIVQIEIPQTQAIKIRKDGSRLDSKEKVFPGYVLIKLQRWHDSETGEWKIYDQAWQVIKNTSHVINFVGAEQRRGTGRGRGHVKPLPLSSAEVERIFKQTSEQEPVVKINIGEGDKIIVLSGPFKDFEGEVIEVSPERSKLKALLSIFGRDTPVELEFNQVEKQG comes from the coding sequence ATGAACTACGCAACAGATGAATCTAATGATCAGCGCCAAGAACAAAGAGACGACGAAAACACCATTTCAACGTCGTCATCGGCGCGTTGGTATGCTGTGCAAGTTGCTTCTGGCTGTGAAAAGAAGGTAAAAGCCGACTTAGAACAACGCGCCCAAACGTTAGATGTCGCTGATAAAATCGTTCAAATAGAAATTCCTCAAACCCAAGCAATTAAAATCCGCAAAGACGGCAGCAGGCTAGATAGCAAAGAAAAAGTATTTCCTGGCTACGTGCTAATCAAGTTGCAACGCTGGCATGATTCGGAAACCGGGGAATGGAAAATCTACGACCAAGCATGGCAGGTAATAAAAAATACATCCCATGTTATAAACTTTGTGGGAGCAGAGCAAAGACGGGGTACGGGTAGGGGACGCGGTCACGTTAAACCCTTACCATTAAGTAGTGCCGAAGTAGAACGAATCTTCAAACAAACCAGCGAACAAGAACCAGTAGTTAAAATTAACATTGGTGAAGGAGATAAAATTATTGTTTTATCAGGGCCCTTTAAAGACTTTGAAGGCGAAGTAATAGAAGTAAGTCCCGAACGAAGCAAGCTAAAGGCGCTATTATCGATCTTTGGACGCGATACGCCCGTAGAACTGGAATTTAATCAAGTCGAAAAACAAGGCTAA
- the secE gene encoding preprotein translocase subunit SecE, with protein sequence MNKKNEAEIQSNNGFSPTKFFQGTKEELDKVVWPSRQQLVSESIAVLLMVILSAGIIYLVDGLFSWASKQVF encoded by the coding sequence GTGAATAAAAAGAACGAAGCTGAGATTCAATCAAATAATGGATTTAGCCCAACAAAATTTTTTCAAGGCACAAAAGAAGAACTAGATAAAGTAGTGTGGCCAAGTCGTCAACAATTAGTTAGCGAATCAATCGCCGTTTTGTTAATGGTAATTTTATCAGCAGGGATAATTTACCTTGTAGACGGGTTATTTTCTTGGGCATCAAAACAGGTATTCTAA
- the rplS gene encoding 50S ribosomal protein L19 translates to MTMNAQEIIRSIEAEQLKSNLPDIYVGDTVRVGVVIQEGGKERTQPYEGVVIAMRNGGINETITVRKIFQGIGVERVFLLHSPRIESIKVLRRGKVRRAKLYYLRDRVGKATRIKQRFDRPL, encoded by the coding sequence TTGACCATGAATGCTCAAGAGATCATCCGCTCCATTGAAGCGGAGCAGTTAAAGTCGAACTTACCCGATATCTATGTAGGCGATACTGTGCGGGTAGGTGTAGTAATCCAAGAAGGCGGCAAAGAACGCACTCAGCCTTACGAAGGCGTAGTTATTGCCATGCGCAATGGTGGCATTAATGAAACCATTACCGTGAGGAAAATATTTCAAGGTATAGGTGTAGAAAGAGTATTTTTACTTCATTCACCCCGGATTGAAAGCATCAAAGTTTTGCGTCGGGGTAAAGTTCGCCGTGCTAAACTTTATTACTTGCGCGATCGCGTTGGTAAGGCAACCCGGATCAAACAAAGGTTTGACCGACCTTTGTAA
- a CDS encoding phycobiliprotein lyase has product MEGSILVTALPLVQSKEACLLIEEFFQASAGKWRSERRYYTLPEGETKEMVSLIEIQFLAQGCDQLQKLAQLHQLSDLESLTCGAYVSWDSTDSVSGKKQAKGSTIFGVRGNTLYRDRGFATPKPVKADYYFINDKTMCLRTEYNGSVFEEELKLVGSNYRTRQTIISRAGEQQMIGQYLETRLA; this is encoded by the coding sequence ATGGAAGGATCAATACTTGTGACAGCATTACCACTGGTTCAAAGCAAAGAAGCCTGTTTACTAATTGAGGAATTTTTCCAAGCCTCCGCAGGTAAATGGCGTTCAGAGCGGCGTTATTACACTTTGCCAGAGGGCGAAACTAAAGAGATGGTAAGCTTGATTGAGATTCAGTTTTTAGCTCAAGGATGCGACCAATTGCAAAAGTTGGCACAATTGCACCAATTGAGCGATTTAGAAAGTTTGACTTGTGGAGCTTACGTTAGCTGGGATAGTACCGATTCAGTATCGGGAAAAAAGCAAGCTAAAGGTTCGACAATATTTGGAGTCCGAGGAAACACACTGTATCGCGATCGCGGTTTTGCTACGCCCAAGCCTGTAAAAGCGGACTATTATTTTATTAACGACAAAACTATGTGTTTGCGAACCGAGTATAACGGCTCAGTATTTGAAGAAGAATTAAAGCTAGTTGGTAGTAATTATCGGACAAGACAAACAATTATTTCTCGTGCTGGCGAGCAACAAATGATTGGTCAGTATTTAGAAACACGTCTTGCGTAA
- a CDS encoding diflavin flavoprotein: MKPRDVQVLPIATDTSVLRSRSWTQLRFEIEYALARGTTANSYLIRGDKLALIDPPGETFTEIYLAALHQRFDVELIDYVILGHVNPNRAVTLKALLKVAPQITFVTSNPGAINLRTALPDIDLKILVIKGEETIDLGKGHNLQFIPTPNPRFPDQLCTYDRQTEILYTDKLFGAHICGDQVFDEGWEIFNEDRRYYYECLMAPNARQVETALDKLAPFPVRLYATGHGPLVREALPELTQVYRTWSQQQNTQDIKVALLYASAYGNTATLAQAIARGITKAGVGVESINCEVAEPAEIQAAIEKSAGFIIGSPTLGGHMPTPVQTALGIVLSTATNSQLAGVFGSFGWSGEAIDLLESKLRDAGYRFGFETLRVKFKPNDVIIKLCEEAGTDFAQALKKTKKVRTPRVPATTVEQAVGQLVGSLCVVTSQQDDVASGMLASWVSQATFNPPGLTIAVAKDRAVESLMYPGKSFVLNILAEGKHLGLMKHFLKPFTPGEDRFTGIATEKAANGSPVLSDALAYVECSVSNRMEAGDHWIVYAIATNGKLLHSDSLTAVHHRKSGSHY, translated from the coding sequence ATGAAACCACGCGACGTACAGGTTCTTCCCATTGCTACCGATACCAGCGTATTGCGATCGCGTAGCTGGACTCAGTTAAGATTTGAAATTGAATATGCTTTAGCAAGAGGCACAACCGCCAATTCTTACTTAATTCGCGGCGACAAACTAGCGCTAATCGATCCCCCCGGCGAAACGTTTACAGAGATATATTTAGCAGCTTTACACCAGCGTTTTGACGTAGAACTAATAGATTACGTGATTTTAGGTCACGTCAACCCCAACCGCGCTGTCACCCTCAAAGCCTTACTCAAAGTAGCACCGCAAATAACTTTTGTAACTTCAAACCCAGGTGCGATCAACCTCCGTACTGCACTACCAGATATTGATTTAAAAATTCTCGTTATTAAAGGAGAAGAAACAATAGATTTAGGTAAAGGTCATAATCTCCAATTTATTCCCACCCCAAACCCTCGTTTTCCCGACCAACTTTGTACCTACGATCGCCAAACTGAGATACTTTACACAGATAAGTTATTTGGCGCTCATATCTGCGGCGATCAAGTTTTTGATGAAGGGTGGGAAATATTTAACGAAGACAGGCGTTATTACTACGAGTGTCTCATGGCTCCCAATGCCCGACAAGTAGAGACAGCTTTAGATAAATTAGCACCTTTTCCTGTAAGACTCTACGCAACAGGACATGGGCCATTAGTGCGGGAAGCTTTACCAGAACTAACCCAAGTTTACCGGACTTGGAGTCAACAACAGAATACTCAAGATATCAAAGTAGCTTTACTATACGCTTCGGCTTATGGCAACACGGCAACTTTAGCACAAGCGATCGCACGGGGAATTACTAAAGCTGGAGTTGGTGTCGAATCAATCAATTGCGAAGTCGCAGAACCTGCCGAAATTCAAGCAGCGATTGAAAAATCCGCCGGATTTATTATCGGTTCGCCTACTCTTGGCGGTCATATGCCTACACCTGTGCAAACCGCTTTAGGCATTGTCCTTTCTACGGCTACTAACAGTCAACTTGCCGGGGTCTTTGGTTCTTTTGGTTGGAGTGGTGAAGCAATTGATTTACTTGAAAGCAAACTCCGCGACGCTGGCTATCGTTTTGGATTTGAAACTCTACGCGTCAAATTTAAACCCAATGATGTCATTATCAAACTCTGCGAAGAAGCGGGTACAGATTTTGCTCAAGCTTTGAAAAAAACTAAAAAAGTTCGCACTCCAAGAGTTCCAGCTACTACTGTCGAACAAGCTGTGGGTCAATTGGTAGGTTCATTGTGTGTCGTCACTTCCCAGCAAGACGATGTAGCTAGTGGAATGTTGGCTTCTTGGGTTTCTCAAGCAACGTTTAATCCTCCCGGCTTGACAATTGCTGTAGCCAAAGACCGAGCAGTAGAATCGCTGATGTATCCAGGTAAAAGTTTTGTTCTCAATATCCTCGCTGAAGGTAAACATTTAGGTTTGATGAAGCATTTTCTTAAACCTTTTACACCGGGGGAGGATAGATTTACAGGCATTGCCACCGAAAAAGCGGCTAATGGTTCTCCGGTACTTAGCGATGCTTTAGCTTACGTTGAATGTTCTGTTAGCAATCGCATGGAAGCTGGAGATCATTGGATAGTTTATGCGATCGCAACCAATGGTAAATTATTACACTCAGATAGTCTTACTGCCGTTCATCATCGCAAATCTGGCAGCCATTATTAG